One region of Trichosurus vulpecula isolate mTriVul1 chromosome 1, mTriVul1.pri, whole genome shotgun sequence genomic DNA includes:
- the ANAPC5 gene encoding anaphase-promoting complex subunit 5, with amino-acid sequence MASVHESLYFNPMMTNGVVHANVFGIKDWVTPYKIAVLVLLSEMGRAGGSAIGLLERRRLNQLLLPLLQGPDMTLTRLHKAIDESCPQLANSVQIRIKLMAEGELKDMEQFFDDLSDSFSGTDPEVHKTSVVGLFLRHMILAYNKLSFSQVYKLYTALQEYFQNAEKKAAVEEAEMDMTSPEGQLVGTMEREDLDVPSREEEISCSGPLSQKQAEYFLSQQASLLKNDETKALTPASLQRELNNLLKFNPDFAEAHYLSYLNSLRVQDVFSSTHSLLHYFDRLILTGAESKSNGDEGYGRSLRYAALNLAALHCRFGHYQQAELALQEAIRIAQESNDHVCLQHCLSWLYILEQKRSDSCVLLEHSVKKAVHFGLPYLASLGIQSLVQQRAFAGKTANKLMDALKDSDLLHWKHSLSELIDISIAQKTAIWRLYGRSTMALQQAQTLLSMNSLEALNLGVQQNNTESFAVVLCHLAELHAEQGCLAAASEVLEHLKERFPPNSQHAQLWMLCEQKIQFGRAMSDGKYHVADSLVTGIAALNSMEGAYRKAIVLQAQNQMSEAHKLLQKLLVQCQKMKNTEMVISVLLAVAELYWRASCHTIALPVLLQALALSREYRLQYLASETVLSLAFSQLILGIPEQALNILHMAIEPILADGAVLDKGRAMFLVAKCQVASAASYEPQKKVEALESAILNLNEAKSYFAKVDCKEQIRDVLYFQARLYHMLGKAQERNRCAMLFRQLHQELPAHGVPLVNHL; translated from the exons ATGGCGAGCGTGCACGAGAGCCTCTACTTCAACCCCATGATGACCAACGGCGTGGTGCACGCCAACGTGTTCGGCATCAAGGACTGGGTGACGCCCTACAAGATCGCCGTGCTCGTGCTGCTGAGCGAGATGGGCCGCGCGGGCGGCTCCGCCATCGGCCTGCTGGAGCGGCGGCGGCTCAACCAGCTCCTGCTGCCGCTGCTGCAG GGCCCCGATATGACGTTAACTCGGCTCCACAAGGCAATCGATGAGTCCTGTCCACAGTTGGCAAATTCAGTTCAAATCAG AATCAAGCTCATGGCTGAAGGGGAGCTGAAGGATATGGAGCAATTCTTTGATGACCTTTCGGATTCCTTCTCTGGAACTGACCCTGAGGTTCACAAAACGAGTGTCGTAG GCTTATTTCTGCGTCACATGATCTTGGCATACAATAAGCTTTCTTTCAGTCAGGTGTACAAGCTGTACACCGCCCTGCAGGAATACTttcaaaatgcagaaaaaaaggCAGCTGTGGAAGAGGCTGAGATGGACATGACCAGCCCTGAGGGGCAGCTCGTGGGGACGATGGAAAGAGAAGATCTGGATGTGCCTTCAAG agAGGAGGAGATCTCTTGCAGTGGGCCTCTTTCCCAGAAACAGGCTGAATATTTCCTTTCCCAACAG gCTTCTTTATTAAAGAACGATGAGACGAAAGCTCTCACTCCAGCTTCTTTACAGAGAGAATTGAATAACTTGTTGAAATTTAATCCCGACTTTGCCGAAGCG CATTACTTAAGCTACTTAAACAGTCTTCGGGTCCAAGACGTTTTTAGTTCTACGCACAGTCTTCTCCATTATTTTGACCGCCTGATTCTCACTGGGGCAGAGAGCAAAAGCAACGGGGATGAAGGCTATGGGCGAAGCTTGAGATACGCTGCTCTCAATCTGGCTGCCTTGCACTGCCGATTCGGACACTA CCAACAGGCAGAGCTTGCCCTGCAGGAGGCCATCAGGATTGCCCAGGAATCCAACGACCATGTGTGTCTCCAGCACTGCTTG AGCTGGCTTTATATCTTGGAGCAGAAGAGATCCGACAGCTGCGTTCTGTTGGAACATTCGGTGAAGAAAGCCGTGCATTTTGGGTTACCG TATTTAGCATCCCTTGGGATCCAGTCCTTAGTCCAACAAAGAGCTTTTGCTGGGAAGACGGCAAATAAGCTGATGGACGCCCTGAAGGACTCTGACCTCCTGCACTGGAAGCACAGCCTGTCGGAGCTCATCGACATCAGCATTGCCCAGAAAACTGCCATCTGGAGGCTCTATGGGCGCAG CACCATGGCTCTCCAGCAGGCCCAGACGCTGCTTAGCATGAACAGCCTGGAAGCCTTAAACCTGGGCGTGCAGCAGAACAACACGGAGTCGTTTGCAGTGgtgctgtgtcacctagctgagCTCCACGCCGAGCAG ggCTGTTTGGCGGCTGCTTCTGAAGTACTGGAGCACTTAAAAGAAAGATTCCCACCAAATAGTCAGCACGCACAG CTGTGGATGCTGTGTGAGCAGAAAATACAGTTTGGGAGAGCTATGAGTGACGGCAAATACCACGTGGCAGATTCTCTTGTGACAGGAATCGCGGCCCTCAACAGCATGGAGGGGGCGTATCG GAAAGCCATTGTATTACAGGCCCAGAACCAGATGTCCGAGGCTCACAAGCTTTTGCAGAAGTTGTTGGTTCAGTGTCAGAAGATGAAGAATACTGAAATGGTGATCAG CGTTCTACTGGCTGTGGCAGAGCTGTATTGGAGGGCTTCCTGTCACACCATCGCCCTGCCCGTCCTGCTGCAGGCGTTGGCCCTGTCCAGGGAATACCGGCTCCAATACTTGGCCTCAGAGACCGTGCTGAGCTTGGCTTTCTCCCAG CTTATCCTTGGAATTCCTGAGCAGGCCTTGAACATCCTCCATATGGCCATCGAGCCTATCTTGGCAGACGGGGCCGTGCTGGACAAAGGGCGTGCTATGTTTCTGGTGGCCAAGTGCCAGGTTGCTTCTGCTGCTTCCTACGAACCCCAGAAGAAAGTGGAAG ctttGGAGTCAGCCATCCTGAACCTCAATGAAGCCAAGAGTTACTTTGCAAAAGTGGACTGCAAAGAGCAAATCAGAGACGTTCTGTATTTCCAAGCAAGGCTCTACCACATGTTGGGGAAGGCCCAGGAGAGGAACAGGTGCGCCATGCTCTTCCGTCAGTTACACCAGGAGCTTCCGGCTCATGGGGTTCCCTTAGTCAACCACCTCTAG